In a single window of the Streptomyces sp. CGMCC 4.7035 genome:
- a CDS encoding winged helix-turn-helix domain-containing protein yields the protein MAVEPEHAAVNGRKRSPRPQRSPHDVADELRSRIRSGVLRPGQRMPTQAELADEFGVERGAVRQALRVLQAEQLLTNMSKGSPATVAQHAGGVPADPEAPPQPTMVALAPRISAAFAAEHVEIDALCLTSVSLTLAMGEPLREIHAGRIKPARVDVRVLLPSGRIDLAFPTPVEDTDDDRLRRRWLAQRNAQGQVLRHNLLALRATHGIDVHVSFRALPFTPPVKLYLLNGAEALFAYYTLTRRGEEIDHEYLEMYDAQGALSMLFPFAQGTGLRDTTFVEQSHLWFNALWETISSDLEFES from the coding sequence TTGGCCGTGGAGCCGGAACACGCTGCCGTCAATGGGCGGAAGAGGTCACCACGGCCACAGAGGTCACCCCACGACGTGGCCGACGAGCTGCGCAGCCGGATCAGGTCCGGAGTGCTGCGGCCGGGCCAGCGCATGCCCACGCAGGCCGAGCTGGCGGACGAGTTCGGCGTCGAGCGGGGAGCCGTACGGCAGGCCCTGCGCGTCCTTCAGGCGGAGCAGCTGCTCACCAACATGTCCAAAGGAAGCCCGGCGACCGTCGCGCAGCACGCGGGCGGGGTGCCGGCCGACCCCGAGGCCCCGCCGCAGCCCACGATGGTGGCGCTCGCCCCGCGGATATCGGCCGCCTTCGCGGCTGAGCACGTGGAGATAGACGCCCTGTGTCTGACATCGGTATCGCTGACACTGGCGATGGGCGAGCCGTTGCGCGAGATTCACGCGGGGCGCATAAAACCGGCCAGGGTCGATGTGCGCGTCCTGCTGCCGAGCGGCCGGATCGATCTGGCGTTCCCCACGCCGGTGGAGGACACGGACGACGACAGGCTGCGCCGCCGCTGGCTGGCGCAGCGCAACGCGCAGGGCCAAGTCCTGAGGCACAACCTGCTGGCGCTGCGCGCCACCCACGGCATCGATGTGCACGTCTCCTTTCGCGCGCTGCCCTTCACCCCGCCCGTGAAGCTGTATCTGCTCAACGGGGCGGAGGCGCTGTTCGCGTACTACACGCTGACGCGCCGTGGTGAGGAGATCGACCACGAATACCTGGAGATGTACGACGCGCAGGGCGCGCTCTCCATGCTGTTCCCCTTCGCGCAGGGGACGGGTCTGCGGGACACGACCTTCGTGGAGCAGTCCCATCTGTGGTTCAACGCGCTGTGGGAGACCATCAGCTCCGACCTGGAGTTCGAGAGCTGA
- a CDS encoding GntR family transcriptional regulator → MVVTQENVAVNGSRRLSPQEIADTLRARIRTGDLKAGDRLPTQAELAEEFGVERGTVRQALRFLQEAGLLSNVSKGSPPRIAEPQPVRDEPQPTMVGLAPRLAEAFAAPHVRVDAACLTAETLMLALGEPVRLIHEGRIRPASIDARILLPSRDINLAFPVPVGGRGEDDPVHKRWLDQRNAQGHVLRHNLQALRSSHGIDVRVTFRALPFTPPLKLYLLNGAEALVAYYMLTKREEEVENQTLEMYDALGAESLLFSFERQAGRRDAAFVDQSQKWFDALWETITTDLTLS, encoded by the coding sequence TTGGTTGTGACCCAGGAGAACGTCGCAGTGAACGGCAGCAGAAGGCTCTCGCCTCAGGAGATCGCCGACACATTGCGGGCCCGTATCCGCACCGGCGACCTGAAGGCGGGCGACCGCCTGCCCACCCAGGCCGAACTCGCAGAGGAGTTCGGAGTGGAGCGGGGCACGGTCCGTCAGGCCCTGCGCTTCCTCCAGGAGGCGGGCCTGCTCAGCAACGTCAGCAAGGGCAGCCCGCCGAGGATCGCCGAACCCCAGCCGGTCAGGGACGAACCACAGCCGACGATGGTCGGGCTCGCGCCGAGGCTCGCGGAGGCGTTCGCGGCGCCGCACGTCCGCGTCGACGCGGCCTGTCTGACCGCCGAGACGCTGATGCTGGCGCTGGGCGAACCGGTGCGGCTGATCCACGAGGGCAGGATCCGCCCGGCATCGATCGACGCCCGCATCCTGCTCCCGTCCCGGGACATCAACCTGGCGTTTCCCGTCCCGGTCGGCGGACGCGGCGAGGACGACCCGGTCCACAAGCGCTGGCTGGACCAGCGCAACGCCCAGGGCCACGTCCTGCGCCACAACCTCCAGGCCCTGCGCTCGTCGCACGGCATCGACGTCCGTGTGACGTTCCGCGCCCTGCCCTTCACCCCGCCGCTGAAGCTGTACCTCCTCAACGGGGCGGAGGCCCTGGTCGCGTACTACATGCTCACCAAGCGGGAGGAGGAGGTGGAGAACCAGACGCTCGAAATGTACGACGCCCTGGGCGCCGAGTCGCTCCTCTTCTCCTTCGAACGCCAGGCGGGCCGACGCGACGCCGCGTTCGTGGATCAGTCCCAGAAGTGGTTCGACGCCCTCTGGGAAACCATCACGACGGACCTGACACTCTCCTAG
- a CDS encoding HAD family hydrolase: protein MTSDTTPTDQVTEEAQHLRELIARARFILFDFDGPICRLFAGHSAEHVARDLVAWLEGQGLQGLLTEEERVHPDPMAVLYAVNRRRPRSDLVAELEERLTQQELKAVATAWPTAYADPLIRTWAAVGARLAVATNNSARTATRYLADRGLTGCFAPNVYGRTQDLHHLKPHPHCLNRALSAMGAAPSSALMIGDAPSDLDAARQAGVPFLGYARNARKEKLLREAGADDVVSSLEPVLRILRHRS from the coding sequence GTGACTTCTGATACGACACCGACTGATCAAGTAACGGAAGAGGCCCAGCACCTTCGGGAGCTGATCGCACGAGCCCGCTTCATTCTCTTCGACTTCGACGGACCGATCTGCCGCCTGTTCGCCGGGCACTCGGCGGAGCACGTGGCGAGGGATCTGGTCGCGTGGCTGGAGGGGCAGGGTCTGCAGGGCCTGCTGACCGAGGAGGAGCGGGTCCACCCGGACCCGATGGCCGTCCTGTACGCGGTGAACCGCCGGCGTCCACGCAGCGACCTGGTGGCCGAACTGGAGGAGCGGCTCACCCAGCAGGAGCTCAAGGCGGTGGCCACCGCCTGGCCCACCGCCTACGCGGATCCGCTGATACGGACCTGGGCCGCCGTCGGAGCCAGGCTGGCCGTCGCGACCAACAACTCGGCCCGGACCGCCACGAGGTACCTGGCCGACCGCGGTCTCACGGGCTGCTTCGCCCCCAACGTCTACGGCCGCACGCAGGATCTGCACCACCTCAAGCCGCACCCGCACTGTCTCAACCGGGCGCTGAGCGCCATGGGCGCCGCCCCGTCCTCCGCCCTGATGATCGGCGACGCTCCCTCCGACCTCGACGCCGCCCGCCAGGCCGGTGTGCCCTTCCTCGGCTACGCGCGTAACGCCCGCAAGGAGAAGCTGCTGAGGGAGGCGGGAGCCGACGATGTGGTGAGCTCGCTGGAGCCTGTGCTGCGGATTCTGCGCCACCGGAGCTGA